CGAGGGAGGCGATGAGCGGGCGAGCGATCGATCGCGGCACGGGCGTGACCACGTTGACCCAGTGCGACGCGAGCCCCGGGGTCAGCACGGGCAGCGCGGCGATCGGACGCTGCCGCAGCCCCGCTTCCACGGCGTAGCCGTTCATCATCTGCCCGTAGCGGAGCACATCGGGCCCGCCGATGTCGACCGTGCGGTTGACATCGGCGGCGACCCGGGCGGCGCCGAGCAGGTAGTGCAACACGTCGCGCACGGCGATCGGCTGGATGCGGTTGCGCACCCACCGGGGCGCGGGCATGTAGGGAAGCACCTCCGTGAGGTGGCGGATCATCTCGAACGATGCCGAGCCCGATCCGATCACGACGCCGGCCTGCAGCACGAGCGTCGGCACGCCGCTGCGCAGGAACTCCTCGCCGACGGCCACGCGCGAGCGCAGGTGCGGGCTCAGCTCGGTGGCGTCGGGGTGGAGCCCGCCGAGGTACACGATGCGCCCCACGGATGCCGCGGCCGCCGCGGCCGCGACGGTGCGGGCCGCTGCCAGGTCGCTCTCCTCGAAGCCCGCGCCTTGCCCCATCGAGTGGATGAGGTAGAAGAGCACGTCGACGTCGGGAACGGCCTCGGCGACCGCCGCAGCGTCGGATGCCGACCCTTCGACGACCTCGACGTCGTCGCCCCACGCGAACGCCGGCAGTCGTCCCGGATGCCGGACGAGCACGCGCACCCGGTAGCCGGCGGCGAGGAGGCGCGGCACGAGCCGGCCGCCGAGATAGCCGGTCGCCCCGAGGACGAGAGCTCGCGGGGCCGACCCGTCGGGACGCGTGATCGCGCGCAGTGCGGGTTCGCGTCCGGTCGGCGATGACAGCGTCGTGTCGTCGTCGTGCGCGCTCGGGTCGGTCTCAGCCATGTCGAGACCCTACGTCGTGGAGAGCGGACCGCCCAACCCCTTGCGCACGGCGCGCTGACAAGGCATGCGACCCAACGCACGCCGGCCCGGGGTATGGCGCCGGCGCGGCGACGGCGTCGGTCGGTCAGCGGCGGCCGTTGCCGAACACACCGCGGATGACCGACGTGAGGATCGACTGGGTCGCCTTGGAGTTCAGCACCTGCTCGAGCGGCGACGCCTCCTTCTTCCGCGTCGTACGGGTGCGCGTGCTGCCGCCGGTGGCTTTCATGATGCGGTCGTACTCGCGCTGACGCTCCTTCTCGGCTGCCGCGTCGGCCTTCGCGACGGCGGCCTGCTGCCGGGCGTACTCGGCATCCGCCTTCGCCTTCTCCGCCGCGGCGGTCTCGGCGGCGTCCTTCTCGGCGGCGGCGTTCATCTTGGCCGTCAGGATTTCCCGCGCCGACTCCCGGTCGATCGCCGTGCCGTACTTCGCCAGCAGGGGCGAGGCGTGCACGGCCCGCTCGATGTCGGGATCGGGCGTGGGCGACATCAGGCCCTGCGGTGCGCGCAACCGCGTCCAGGCGACAGGCGTCGGCGCACCCTTCTCGCTCATGACCGTGACGATCGCCTCGCCCGTGCCGAGCTCCTGCAGAGTGCGTTCGAGGTCGTAGCCGCTCTTCGGGTAGGTGCCCACAGTGGCGCGGAGGGCCTTGGCGTCGTCGGGCGTGAAGGCGCGCAAAGCGTGCTGCACACGGGAGCCCAACTGGGCGAGCACGTCGCCGGGGACGTCCTTCGGCGTCTGGGTCACGAAGAAGACGCCGACGCCTTTCGACCGGATCAGGCGGACGGTCTGCGTGATCGCCGCGAGGAAGTCCTTCGACGCGTCGCGGAAGAGCAGGTGCGCCTCGTCGAAGAAGAAGACGAGCTTGGGTTTGTCGGGGTCGCCGACCTCGGGGAGGATCTCGAACAGCTCGGCGAGCAAGTACATGAGGAACGTCGAGAAGAGCGCGGGCTTGTCGGCCACGCCGGGCACCTCGAGCAGGGAGAGCACTCCGCGCCCGTCGGGCGCCGTCCGCAGGAAGTCGGCGACGTCGAACTCGGGCTCGCCGAAGAAGACGTCGGCGCCGTCGTCGGCGAAGGTGATGAGTTCGCGCAGGATCACCCCGGCGGTCGCCGCCGACAGGCCGCCGAGGCCCTTCAGCTCCGCCTTGCCGTCGTCGCTCGTCAGATAGGTCAGCACGGCGCGCAGATCGGACAGGTCGACGAGGGCGAGGCCGTTCTCGTCGGCGTAGTGGAAGACGAGGCCGAGGCTCGACTCCTGCGTGGCGTTGAGCCCCAGCACCTTGCTGAGCAGCAGCGGGCCGAATCCCGAGACGGTCGCCCGCACCGGAACGCCCTTGCCGATGCCGCCGAGGGCGAAGTACTCCGTGACGGATGCCGTCGGCATCCAGTCCTGTCCGATCCCGCGGGTGCGCGCCAGCAGCTTGTCGCTCGGCTCCCCCGGCGTCGCGACACCGGACAGGTCGCCCTTGATGTCGGCGGCGAACACCGGCACGCCCTTGGCGGCGAGTTGCTCCGCGAGTCCTTGCAGGGTGCGCGTCTTGCCCGTTCCGGTGGCGCCCGCGACGAGGCCGTGGCGGTTCATCATCCCGAGCGGGATGCGGATCTGTGCACTCGGGACGGGTTCGGCGTTCATGAGCGCGCCGAGGTCGAGCGTCTCGCCGTCGAACGTGTAGCCCTTCACGATGGCCGCGATCTCGTCGGCATCCAGCGGTCCGGTTGCCGCGGCCGGTGCCGGGGCGGCCTCGGGTGCCCGTGCCGGTGCCGCCTCGGATGCCGGTGCGACCTCGGGCGCCGGTGCCGCCTCGGACGCGGGGACCTCTTCGGGTACCGCCCCCGCCTCCGGCGCCGGTGCCGCCTCGGCTGCCGGCGTCGCGCCTCCCTGCGCGGCGGCGGCCTGCGCGGCGGCGAGCGCGGCCTTGGCCTGCGCGAGTTTCAGCGCCGCTTCGGCGGCCTCCGCCTCGGCCTGGAGTCGGGCGATCTCGGCGGCAGCGGCTTCGTCGGGCGCGGTCATGCGCTCAGCCTAGCGAGCGCTCCCTCGCCAGCGGCAGGGTGAACGCGGCAGCGACGATGAGGGCGGCGCCCGTGCCGATGAGCACTCCTCCGAGGGTGTCGCTGAGCCAGTGCGCGTGCACCTGCGTGCGGCTGAACGCCATGACGAGGGCCCACGCCGCTCCGATCAGCGCCACCCACCACCGGGGGAAGATGATCGCGGCCGCGACGGCGATCGTCGCCGCGTTGGCGGTATGTCCCGAAGGGAAGGAGCCGTGGTCGGAGATGACGAGGATGTCTTCGGGACGCAGGCGTCCGAAGATCGCCTTCAGGAGTTGGACGATC
This genomic window from Candidatus Microbacterium phytovorans contains:
- a CDS encoding DUF853 family protein is translated as MTAPDEAAAAEIARLQAEAEAAEAALKLAQAKAALAAAQAAAAQGGATPAAEAAPAPEAGAVPEEVPASEAAPAPEVAPASEAAPARAPEAAPAPAAATGPLDADEIAAIVKGYTFDGETLDLGALMNAEPVPSAQIRIPLGMMNRHGLVAGATGTGKTRTLQGLAEQLAAKGVPVFAADIKGDLSGVATPGEPSDKLLARTRGIGQDWMPTASVTEYFALGGIGKGVPVRATVSGFGPLLLSKVLGLNATQESSLGLVFHYADENGLALVDLSDLRAVLTYLTSDDGKAELKGLGGLSAATAGVILRELITFADDGADVFFGEPEFDVADFLRTAPDGRGVLSLLEVPGVADKPALFSTFLMYLLAELFEILPEVGDPDKPKLVFFFDEAHLLFRDASKDFLAAITQTVRLIRSKGVGVFFVTQTPKDVPGDVLAQLGSRVQHALRAFTPDDAKALRATVGTYPKSGYDLERTLQELGTGEAIVTVMSEKGAPTPVAWTRLRAPQGLMSPTPDPDIERAVHASPLLAKYGTAIDRESAREILTAKMNAAAEKDAAETAAAEKAKADAEYARQQAAVAKADAAAEKERQREYDRIMKATGGSTRTRTTRKKEASPLEQVLNSKATQSILTSVIRGVFGNGRR
- a CDS encoding SDR family oxidoreductase, translated to MAETDPSAHDDDTTLSSPTGREPALRAITRPDGSAPRALVLGATGYLGGRLVPRLLAAGYRVRVLVRHPGRLPAFAWGDDVEVVEGSASDAAAVAEAVPDVDVLFYLIHSMGQGAGFEESDLAAARTVAAAAAAASVGRIVYLGGLHPDATELSPHLRSRVAVGEEFLRSGVPTLVLQAGVVIGSGSASFEMIRHLTEVLPYMPAPRWVRNRIQPIAVRDVLHYLLGAARVAADVNRTVDIGGPDVLRYGQMMNGYAVEAGLRQRPIAALPVLTPGLASHWVNVVTPVPRSIARPLIASLVHDCVMHDHDVDELIPRPDGGLTGYREAVALALGRVEGDAVETSWQDAAVSGVPSDPLPSDPDWAGRTVYTDVRTARTTASPARLWEVIEGIGGESGWYSAPVLWALRGWMDRLVGGVGLSRGRRSRSRVAVGDAVDFWRVERVEPGRLLRLRAEMRVPGLAWLDLACDPGDAGGALYRQRAVFFPRGLAGRLYWLAVLPFHGFIFRGMANRITAAAEALPDAPAAVAAP
- a CDS encoding phosphatase PAP2 family protein, whose protein sequence is MRVTDVEITWGLQRLVIGLVLATAAVVLGIAVALETDIDIDLWWNTTVGSILPAFTELSYLLDFLGGGWFATYVVPLGGCLALVAARRWRSGLYFLTASAVSAAIVQLLKAIFGRLRPEDILVISDHGSFPSGHTANAATIAVAAAIIFPRWWVALIGAAWALVMAFSRTQVHAHWLSDTLGGVLIGTGAALIVAAAFTLPLARERSLG